Proteins encoded together in one Falco peregrinus isolate bFalPer1 chromosome 2, bFalPer1.pri, whole genome shotgun sequence window:
- the TESC gene encoding calcineurin B homologous protein 3 has product MGSAHSVPAEMRELADRTGFTSEQIEHLHRRFKQLSQDQLTIRKENFDSIPDLEFNPIRGKIVHAFFDKRNLRQESDGLADEINFEDFLTIMSYFRPIEMNMDEEQLDRFRKEKLKFLFHMYDSDHDGKITLQEYRNVVEELLSGNPHLEKESARSIADGAMMEAASICVGQMGPDQVYEGITFEDFLKMWQGIDIETKMHVRFLNMETIAHCY; this is encoded by the exons atGGGCTCCGCGCACTCCGTGCCCGCCGAGATGCGGGAGCTGGCGGACAGGACCGGCT TCACCTCTGAACAGATCGAGCACCTGCACCGGCGATTCAAGCAGCTGAGCCAGGACCAGCTAACAATCCG CAAGGAGAATTTTGACAGCATCCCCGATCTGGAGTTCAATCCCATTAGGGGGAAAATTGTCCATGCCTTTTTCGACAAGCG GAACTTGCGGCAGGAGTCGGATGGGCTGGCGGACGAGATAAACTTCGAAGACTTCCTGACCATCATGTCCTACTTCAGACCCATCGAGATGAACATGGATGAGGAGCAGCTCGATCGATTCCGGAAAGAGAAACTCAAAT TCCTCTTCCATATGTACGACTCGGACCATGACGGGAAGATCACGCTGCAGGAGTACAGAAAT gtggtggaggagctgctgtcAGGAAACCCCCACCTGGAGAAGGAGTCGGCACGGTCCATCGCCGACGGGGCCATGATGGAGGCAGCCAGCATCTGTGTGGGACAAATG GGGCCGGACCAGGTGTACGAGGGCATCACCTTCGAAGACTTCCTTAAG ATGTGGCAGGGGATTGACATCGAAACTAAGATGCATGTCCGCTTCCTCAACATGGAGACCATCGCGCACTGCTACTGA